One Phaseolus vulgaris cultivar G19833 chromosome 4, P. vulgaris v2.0, whole genome shotgun sequence DNA window includes the following coding sequences:
- the LOC137836544 gene encoding mediator of RNA polymerase II transcription subunit 25-like isoform X2, producing the protein MHLCLQMLSSFQVHDTCLPLPCIICLQEASGAACELGLLMYNSNYNNIGLDLQYIHWTRDVNYFLDILSCLTFNGDNLNRHVMVEGLAEALVMFPRPSDIMTTQEYYNGERHCVLIAARDPFPRRMVVSVPEITKEGIIGTQSHHVNADFYEVAEMFGPLAVSLSIISPMLHPIFGVIFNMGNDGSVLSTTPISNTGMDQFTVLLSRKFKEAHDAFRGKRKMDQRTEEWLESMKRINVPRFPNVAKYLQGEGSSKERDRKVVLGGMPENWSMFPRSTGSSFNIQPYSSPMLPSATNGGGGHQHSAFQGPRFGPLGRSALGSSTWAPPPAPPATPQLNLPNALPFSPFTNFQHYSLAWEGYLVGNINNIASSFHIAKALKRASSPATLAKDWSRRLEILLYLSEKAVNHTIRNYSEPIDFVFITIMQFNNLDLYEYLKSGNLCAKICLPTQTMILSPTESKHHYIGTIFLGDTVFVEPL; encoded by the exons ATGCATCTTTGTTTGCAAATGTTGTCTAGTTTCCAAGTCCATGATACATGTCTTCCCTTACCATGCATAATTTGTTTACAGGAAGCTAGTGGAGCAGCATGTGAGTTGGGTCTACTCATGTATAATTCCAACTACAACAATATAG GGTTGGACCTCCAATATATTCATTGGACAAGAGATGTGAATTACTTTTTGGACATCCTATCATGCTTAACTTTTAATGGGGACAACCTAAACCGACATGTTATGGTGGAAGGCCTTGCAGAGGCCTTAGTG ATGTTTCCAAGGCCTTCTGATATAATGACAACACAAGAGTACTATAATGGAGAAAGGCACTGTGTTCTTATAGCAGCAAGAGATCCATTTCCTAGGAGAATGGTAGTGTCTGTACCTGAGATTACTAAAGAAGGAATTATTGGCACACAATCACATCATGTAAATGCTGATTTTTACGAGGTGGCAGAGATGTTTGGTCCA CTTGCAGTATCCCTATCAATAATCTCTCCAATGCTGCATCCCATTTTTGGAGTGATCTTCAACATG GGGAATGATGGTTCTGTGCTATCAACCACTCCCATCTCCAACACTGGAATGGATCAATTTACTGTGTTACTGTCAAGAAAATTTAAGGAGGCACATGATGCCTTCCGAGGGAAGAGAAAAATGGATCAAAGGACAGAAGAATGGCTAGAATCAATGAAGAGAATAAATGTTCCTCGATTTCCCAATGTTGCTAAGTACCTTCAAG GAGAAGGGTCTTCAAAAGAAAGAGACAGAAAGGTTGTTCTTGGAGGCATGCCAGAGAACTGGTCAATGTTCCCTCGTTCAACTGGAAGTTCATTCAATATTCAACCATACTCATCACCAATGCTTCCTTCTGCTACTAATGGTGGTGGTGGTCATCAACATTCTGCATTCCAAGGACCCAGGTTTGGTCCACTTGGTAGATCTGCATTGGGATCAAGCACTTGGGCTCCTCCTCCTGCACCACCTGCAACACCTCAACTTAATCTCCCCAATGCTTTGCCTTTCTCACCATTTACAAATTTTCAACACTACTCGCTTGCATGGGAG GGATATTTGGTTggaaatattaacaatattgcCTCCTCCTTTCACATAGCAAAG GCTCTCAAAAGAGCATCTTCGCCCGCAAC GCTTGCTAAGGATTGGTCTAGAAGGCTAGAGATTCTCCTCTATTTATCAGAGAAAGCTGTGAACCATACAATAAG GAATTACAGTGAGCCTATAGATTTTGTGTTCATCACTATAATGCAATTCAACAATCTTGACTTGTACGAATATCTGAAGAGCGGAAATCTG TGTGCAAAAATTTGTCTCCCTACTCAAACTATGATCTTATCTCCAACTGAAAGCAAGCATCACTATATAGGAACTATCTTCCTTGGG GATACCGTATTTGTTGAACCTCTCTAA
- the LOC137836544 gene encoding uncharacterized protein isoform X1, which produces MHLCLQMLSSFQVHDTCLPLPCIICLQEASGAACELGLLMYNSNYNNIGLDLQYIHWTRDVNYFLDILSCLTFNGDNLNRHVMVEGLAEALVMFPRPSDIMTTQEYYNGERHCVLIAARDPFPRRMVVSVPEITKEGIIGTQSHHVNADFYEVAEMFGPLAVSLSIISPMLHPIFGVIFNMGNDGSVLSTTPISNTGMDQFTVLLSRKFKEAHDAFRGKRKMDQRTEEWLESMKRINVPRFPNVAKYLQAGEGSSKERDRKVVLGGMPENWSMFPRSTGSSFNIQPYSSPMLPSATNGGGGHQHSAFQGPRFGPLGRSALGSSTWAPPPAPPATPQLNLPNALPFSPFTNFQHYSLAWEGYLVGNINNIASSFHIAKALKRASSPATLAKDWSRRLEILLYLSEKAVNHTIRNYSEPIDFVFITIMQFNNLDLYEYLKSGNLCAKICLPTQTMILSPTESKHHYIGTIFLGDTVFVEPL; this is translated from the exons ATGCATCTTTGTTTGCAAATGTTGTCTAGTTTCCAAGTCCATGATACATGTCTTCCCTTACCATGCATAATTTGTTTACAGGAAGCTAGTGGAGCAGCATGTGAGTTGGGTCTACTCATGTATAATTCCAACTACAACAATATAG GGTTGGACCTCCAATATATTCATTGGACAAGAGATGTGAATTACTTTTTGGACATCCTATCATGCTTAACTTTTAATGGGGACAACCTAAACCGACATGTTATGGTGGAAGGCCTTGCAGAGGCCTTAGTG ATGTTTCCAAGGCCTTCTGATATAATGACAACACAAGAGTACTATAATGGAGAAAGGCACTGTGTTCTTATAGCAGCAAGAGATCCATTTCCTAGGAGAATGGTAGTGTCTGTACCTGAGATTACTAAAGAAGGAATTATTGGCACACAATCACATCATGTAAATGCTGATTTTTACGAGGTGGCAGAGATGTTTGGTCCA CTTGCAGTATCCCTATCAATAATCTCTCCAATGCTGCATCCCATTTTTGGAGTGATCTTCAACATG GGGAATGATGGTTCTGTGCTATCAACCACTCCCATCTCCAACACTGGAATGGATCAATTTACTGTGTTACTGTCAAGAAAATTTAAGGAGGCACATGATGCCTTCCGAGGGAAGAGAAAAATGGATCAAAGGACAGAAGAATGGCTAGAATCAATGAAGAGAATAAATGTTCCTCGATTTCCCAATGTTGCTAAGTACCTTCAAG CAGGAGAAGGGTCTTCAAAAGAAAGAGACAGAAAGGTTGTTCTTGGAGGCATGCCAGAGAACTGGTCAATGTTCCCTCGTTCAACTGGAAGTTCATTCAATATTCAACCATACTCATCACCAATGCTTCCTTCTGCTACTAATGGTGGTGGTGGTCATCAACATTCTGCATTCCAAGGACCCAGGTTTGGTCCACTTGGTAGATCTGCATTGGGATCAAGCACTTGGGCTCCTCCTCCTGCACCACCTGCAACACCTCAACTTAATCTCCCCAATGCTTTGCCTTTCTCACCATTTACAAATTTTCAACACTACTCGCTTGCATGGGAG GGATATTTGGTTggaaatattaacaatattgcCTCCTCCTTTCACATAGCAAAG GCTCTCAAAAGAGCATCTTCGCCCGCAAC GCTTGCTAAGGATTGGTCTAGAAGGCTAGAGATTCTCCTCTATTTATCAGAGAAAGCTGTGAACCATACAATAAG GAATTACAGTGAGCCTATAGATTTTGTGTTCATCACTATAATGCAATTCAACAATCTTGACTTGTACGAATATCTGAAGAGCGGAAATCTG TGTGCAAAAATTTGTCTCCCTACTCAAACTATGATCTTATCTCCAACTGAAAGCAAGCATCACTATATAGGAACTATCTTCCTTGGG GATACCGTATTTGTTGAACCTCTCTAA